One genomic window of Thalassolituus hydrocarboniclasticus includes the following:
- a CDS encoding AEC family transporter has translation MITEIFAIMAPVLACAAIGFFWARQGYAFDPEFISRLVLNVAAPCLMLSVLGSVEIDIVAFQRTALACVLVAAFMALLGALVPRLLGDDVRAYLPSFVFPNVGNMGLPVCLLAFGQEGLALALAFFMVLSVAHFPAGILLAGGRQAGGLAGLAKMPILYAIVIALLLLWADWTLPAAVQNSVRLIGGMTIPLMLITLGVSLQRLQVRQWRQALLYSLLRIFGGFVVGLLVVSLLDLSGTEKGVVLLQASMPVAVFNYLFAERYQRAPEAVAGMVVMSTLISFITIPALLWWLL, from the coding sequence ATGATAACCGAAATTTTCGCCATTATGGCGCCTGTACTGGCCTGTGCCGCCATCGGCTTTTTCTGGGCGCGCCAGGGCTATGCGTTTGATCCGGAATTTATTTCCCGGCTGGTGCTGAATGTGGCCGCGCCCTGCCTGATGTTGTCGGTACTGGGCTCTGTTGAAATCGACATTGTGGCTTTTCAGCGTACCGCGCTGGCCTGTGTGCTGGTGGCTGCTTTTATGGCGCTTCTGGGGGCTTTGGTCCCTCGTCTTCTGGGCGATGATGTACGCGCTTATCTGCCATCTTTTGTCTTTCCTAATGTCGGTAATATGGGATTGCCGGTATGCCTGCTGGCATTCGGGCAGGAGGGACTGGCACTGGCGCTGGCATTTTTTATGGTGCTGTCTGTTGCGCATTTTCCGGCCGGGATTTTGCTGGCCGGCGGACGTCAGGCCGGTGGTCTTGCCGGGCTGGCTAAAATGCCAATTTTATATGCCATTGTGATTGCATTGCTGTTGTTATGGGCGGATTGGACGTTACCGGCTGCGGTGCAGAATTCGGTGCGTTTAATCGGTGGTATGACGATTCCGTTAATGCTGATTACCCTGGGTGTTTCGTTGCAGCGTCTGCAGGTCCGGCAGTGGCGGCAGGCTCTGCTTTACAGCCTGTTGCGGATATTCGGTGGTTTTGTTGTGGGCTTACTGGTGGTGAGCTTGCTGGATCTTTCCGGAACGGAAAAAGGCGTCGTGCTGTTGCAGGCGTCGATGCCGGTTGCGGTGTTTAATTATTTGTTTGCGGAGCGCTATCAGCGGGCTCCGGAAGCGGTGGCCGGAATGGTGGTTATGTCGACTCTGATCTCATTTATTACCATTCCGGCTCTGCTCTGGTGGCTGCTTTAA
- a CDS encoding MFS transporter, which yields MMSSALPFKRLSFFYALYFALLGCIAPYWGLFLQNRSFNPEQIGQLMACFGLVRILAPNLWAYWSRYFRTPMQMVRWAGMLTMLCFSLIWWADSFVSMAAVMILYGFFWAAMLPQYEAMTLQHCGTQADIYGRIRMWGSIGFVLVVLGAGYLFEWISVGWLPLLMLSLMALIGINSLTLPEPAEGHPQPAPSGQFLNLLKSRPVQVFILMNILLQISHGPYYTFFSIYLENHGYKPAEIGLLWSLGVIAEVFLFWKFHRLVSFFSWRTWCVLSLLITAVRWTLIGSLVDFWGWLLLAQLGHAFSFAAMHAVSMRYIQHLFPRPLQGRAQAMYSSVGFGIGGALGAWLSGSLWLSLGGSQVFFLATLAAVLGAWVAWKGLDKQDG from the coding sequence ATGATGTCTTCCGCTTTGCCGTTTAAACGGCTCTCTTTCTTTTACGCCCTGTATTTCGCCCTGTTGGGTTGTATCGCGCCTTACTGGGGGTTATTTCTGCAGAACCGCAGTTTTAATCCGGAGCAGATCGGTCAGCTGATGGCCTGCTTTGGTCTGGTACGCATACTGGCACCGAATCTCTGGGCTTACTGGAGCCGTTATTTCCGTACGCCAATGCAGATGGTGCGCTGGGCCGGGATGCTGACCATGCTGTGCTTCTCGCTGATCTGGTGGGCTGACAGCTTTGTCAGCATGGCTGCGGTGATGATTCTGTACGGTTTTTTCTGGGCGGCCATGCTGCCACAGTACGAAGCCATGACATTGCAGCACTGTGGCACGCAGGCTGATATCTATGGCCGTATCCGTATGTGGGGCTCTATTGGTTTTGTGCTGGTGGTGCTGGGCGCTGGTTATTTATTCGAGTGGATTTCCGTTGGCTGGTTGCCGCTGCTGATGCTGAGCCTGATGGCGCTGATCGGTATTAACAGTCTGACTTTGCCTGAACCGGCCGAAGGGCATCCGCAGCCGGCGCCGTCAGGACAATTTTTAAATTTATTAAAATCACGGCCGGTGCAGGTGTTTATTCTGATGAATATTCTGCTGCAGATCAGTCATGGCCCTTATTACACATTTTTCAGTATTTACCTTGAAAATCATGGATATAAACCAGCAGAGATCGGTTTGCTGTGGTCGCTTGGGGTTATTGCCGAGGTTTTTTTATTCTGGAAATTTCACCGATTGGTCAGCTTTTTCAGCTGGCGGACCTGGTGCGTATTAAGTTTATTAATTACAGCGGTACGCTGGACACTGATTGGCAGTCTGGTGGATTTCTGGGGCTGGTTGTTGCTGGCACAGCTGGGACATGCGTTCAGCTTTGCTGCTATGCATGCCGTATCCATGCGTTATATTCAGCATTTATTTCCGCGGCCACTGCAGGGGCGGGCACAGGCAATGTATTCCAGTGTCGGCTTTGGCATCGGCGGTGCGCTCGGCGCCTGGTTAAGTGGCAGCCTGTGGTTGTCTTTGGGTGGCAGTCAGGTCTTTTTTCTGGCTACATTAGCGGCAGTGCTGGGTGCCTGGGTAGCATGGAAGGGCCTGGATAAACAGGATGGCTGA
- a CDS encoding YheU family protein yields the protein MPSDSVPSDDHDYTSTSCEEAPYGEDAPQEGVLAIPYQQLSAEALDGILEDFVCREGTDYGDYDVSLEDKKAQVKAQLADGSAILLFDPIQQTCHIEMTRVLRSHGWSGGDYGRS from the coding sequence TTGCCATCTGATTCCGTACCGTCTGATGACCACGACTACACCAGTACTTCTTGCGAAGAAGCTCCTTACGGTGAGGATGCGCCGCAGGAAGGTGTTCTGGCGATTCCTTACCAACAGCTGAGTGCCGAAGCACTGGACGGTATTCTGGAAGACTTCGTCTGCCGTGAAGGCACAGATTACGGCGATTACGACGTCAGCCTGGAAGATAAAAAGGCCCAGGTTAAAGCTCAGTTAGCCGACGGCAGTGCCATACTTTTGTTTGACCCCATCCAGCAGACCTGCCACATTGAAATGACCCGCGTATTACGCAGTCATGGCTGGTCTGGTGGTGACTATGGACGATCTTAA
- a CDS encoding patatin-like phospholipase family protein has translation MKKTVALALGSGAARGYTHIGVIDALEARGYDIVMVSGCSMGAVVGGFYCAGQLDVYRDWVCGLKYLDVLKLVDLSLLSGGVIRGDRVFNIISEMLNGRNIEDLPIPFTAVATDLTNKKEIWFQRGSLQDAVRASAAIPSLLTPVANNGRMLVDGAVLNPLPITPCVSAHADFIIAVDLNAEVPVPQELAHDPESERKEKQDWFNTLVDKASQWFENKSNARKEANDSLGKLDILSQVFEVMSASLTQYKIAGYPPDLLIKIPLNCCEVYEFYRAEEMIALGRHIADQALDAFEAGNSSLYGQRMG, from the coding sequence ATGAAAAAAACAGTGGCACTGGCACTGGGCAGTGGTGCGGCACGGGGCTACACCCATATCGGTGTGATCGATGCGCTGGAAGCGCGCGGTTATGACATCGTGATGGTTTCCGGCTGCTCGATGGGAGCCGTGGTCGGTGGTTTTTATTGCGCCGGTCAGCTGGATGTTTACCGCGACTGGGTGTGTGGTCTGAAATATCTGGATGTACTGAAACTGGTGGATCTGAGTCTGTTATCCGGTGGTGTTATCCGTGGCGACCGGGTGTTTAACATCATCAGCGAAATGCTTAACGGCCGTAATATTGAAGACCTGCCGATTCCCTTTACGGCGGTCGCCACCGATCTGACCAATAAAAAAGAAATCTGGTTTCAGCGTGGTTCGCTGCAGGATGCGGTGCGGGCATCGGCGGCTATTCCCAGTCTGCTGACGCCGGTGGCGAACAATGGCCGTATGCTGGTGGATGGCGCGGTGCTGAACCCGCTGCCGATTACCCCCTGTGTGTCCGCCCATGCTGACTTCATTATTGCCGTGGATCTGAACGCTGAAGTGCCGGTACCGCAGGAGCTGGCACACGACCCCGAGAGTGAGCGCAAAGAAAAGCAGGACTGGTTTAACACGCTGGTGGATAAGGCCAGTCAGTGGTTTGAAAACAAAAGCAATGCACGTAAAGAAGCAAATGACAGCCTCGGCAAACTGGATATTCTGAGTCAGGTGTTTGAGGTGATGTCAGCATCGCTGACCCAGTACAAAATTGCCGGTTACCCGCCGGATCTGCTGATCAAAATCCCGCTGAACTGCTGTGAGGTGTACGAGTTTTACCGCGCCGAAGAAATGATCGCGCTGGGACGGCATATTGCCGATCAGGCGCTGGATGCGTTCGAGGCTGGTAACAGCAGCCTGTATGGCCAGCGTATGGGCTAG
- a CDS encoding phasin family protein, translating to MQENILNAFAEQAKTMYAPMAKFNSLFVDNMEKMTEFQLNAIKSYADLGLEQMKKAAEVKDAESMRSFTANQAETASALNKKVMEDAKAFSDMAMEFKTQIESIMEEARSTAAATTTTKPAAKPKSAA from the coding sequence ATGCAAGAGAATATTCTTAATGCATTCGCAGAGCAGGCTAAAACCATGTACGCACCCATGGCGAAATTTAACAGTCTGTTTGTCGACAACATGGAAAAAATGACGGAATTCCAACTGAACGCGATTAAATCGTATGCAGATCTGGGTCTGGAGCAGATGAAAAAAGCGGCAGAAGTTAAGGATGCAGAAAGCATGCGTTCTTTTACCGCTAACCAGGCGGAAACTGCTTCTGCACTGAACAAAAAAGTGATGGAAGATGCCAAGGCATTTTCTGACATGGCGATGGAATTCAAAACCCAGATTGAATCCATCATGGAAGAAGCCCGCTCAACCGCAGCGGCGACTACCACCACTAAGCCAGCTGCCAAGCCTAAATCAGCTGCCTGA
- a CDS encoding DUF6489 family protein, translating into MKINVTFDLTPEEFRRVMGLPDVQEFQKELFASMLEKMKSGEDGYDAMSLYQPMFNEGMNAMGQFQKMMMSMMSGASSSDKENS; encoded by the coding sequence ATGAAAATTAATGTTACTTTTGATCTTACGCCGGAAGAATTTCGTCGCGTTATGGGATTGCCGGATGTACAGGAGTTCCAGAAAGAACTGTTTGCCAGCATGCTGGAAAAAATGAAATCCGGGGAAGACGGCTACGATGCCATGAGCCTGTATCAGCCGATGTTTAACGAAGGCATGAATGCGATGGGACAGTTTCAGAAAATGATGATGAGCATGATGTCGGGTGCATCTTCTTCTGATAAAGAGAACAGTTAG
- the phaC gene encoding class I poly(R)-hydroxyalkanoic acid synthase, with protein MNMPMESIETAVSDFYDMASRAAEQYGRLLEKAVNQPTSADDPAASVLTDFSEAFRELGEHMLENPGKLMSYQMDLLKKQQELYQHTALRFLGKDADPVVTPDKSDKRFKDAQWSENPLFDYIKQLYLLQGNALMQMVKDTDGLSEHAQQKVEYFVRQYVNALAPTNFAALNPEVIRKTLESGGANLYAGMEQLGNDLEASVKGALNVAMTDTSAFQVGRNLATTPGKVVYQNDLIQLIQYTPTTEKTYKRPLLVIPPFINKYYILDLRENNSYLKWLVDQGHTVFCISWINPGPSLRDKGFDNYMLEGPIAALEAIEQATGEKEVNAIGYCLGGTLLAATLAYLKKKKQEPIKSATFLATLTDFSQPGEIGVFINETAISALEKQMNLLGYYDGRQMAFSFNTLRENDLFWSFFINNYLKGERPAAFDLLYWNTDSTNLPAAMHSFYLRNMYLENKLVQKNALELDGEKIDLSAISIPTYFLSTAQDHIALWQGTYKGPLLMGGKNRFVLGGSGHIAGVVNPPSANKYGYWTNEALPADPEEWYRNAEQHEGSWWLDWQQWATAQGGSEQTDARQPGSGKLGIIEDAPGRYVKQRIIDVLNK; from the coding sequence ATGAATATGCCAATGGAAAGCATAGAAACAGCCGTTAGTGATTTTTATGATATGGCCAGCCGCGCAGCGGAGCAGTACGGACGCCTGCTGGAAAAGGCGGTAAATCAGCCGACCAGCGCCGATGACCCGGCTGCCTCTGTATTGACCGATTTCAGCGAAGCCTTCCGTGAGCTGGGCGAACATATGCTGGAGAACCCGGGCAAGCTGATGAGTTACCAGATGGATCTGCTGAAAAAACAGCAGGAACTGTATCAGCACACGGCTTTGCGCTTTTTAGGGAAAGACGCTGATCCGGTCGTTACACCGGATAAAAGCGATAAGCGCTTCAAAGATGCACAGTGGAGCGAGAATCCGCTGTTCGACTACATCAAACAACTCTATCTGCTGCAGGGCAACGCCCTGATGCAGATGGTCAAAGATACCGACGGCCTGAGCGAGCATGCGCAGCAGAAAGTTGAGTATTTTGTGCGTCAGTACGTCAATGCCCTGGCACCGACCAATTTTGCCGCACTGAATCCTGAGGTCATCCGTAAAACACTGGAAAGTGGTGGTGCCAATCTCTATGCCGGTATGGAACAGCTGGGTAATGATCTGGAAGCCAGTGTCAAAGGGGCACTGAACGTTGCCATGACTGACACCAGTGCGTTTCAGGTTGGCCGCAATCTGGCGACTACGCCGGGCAAGGTGGTGTATCAGAATGATCTGATTCAGCTGATTCAGTACACGCCGACAACGGAAAAAACGTATAAACGTCCGCTGCTGGTGATCCCGCCATTTATTAACAAGTACTACATTCTCGATCTGCGTGAGAATAACTCGTATCTGAAATGGCTGGTCGATCAGGGGCACACCGTGTTCTGTATTTCCTGGATTAATCCGGGGCCGTCGCTGCGCGATAAAGGGTTCGACAACTATATGCTTGAAGGCCCGATTGCGGCACTGGAAGCGATCGAACAGGCAACGGGAGAAAAAGAAGTTAACGCCATCGGCTACTGTCTGGGCGGCACTTTGCTGGCCGCGACGCTGGCTTACCTGAAGAAAAAGAAACAGGAGCCGATCAAGTCTGCAACCTTCCTGGCAACCCTGACCGATTTTTCCCAACCGGGGGAGATTGGCGTCTTTATCAATGAGACGGCAATTTCGGCGCTGGAAAAACAGATGAATTTACTCGGGTATTACGACGGCCGGCAAATGGCTTTCAGTTTTAATACCCTGCGGGAAAATGATCTGTTCTGGTCGTTCTTTATTAACAACTATCTGAAAGGTGAGCGCCCGGCGGCTTTTGATCTGTTGTACTGGAATACCGACAGTACCAACCTGCCGGCGGCTATGCATTCTTTCTACCTGCGTAATATGTATCTGGAAAATAAACTGGTGCAGAAAAATGCGCTGGAACTGGATGGCGAGAAAATCGATCTGAGTGCGATCAGCATTCCGACCTATTTCCTTTCTACCGCTCAGGATCATATTGCTCTGTGGCAGGGAACCTATAAAGGCCCGCTGCTGATGGGTGGTAAAAACCGCTTTGTGCTGGGTGGCTCAGGCCATATCGCCGGGGTTGTTAATCCTCCTTCAGCCAATAAATATGGCTACTGGACGAACGAAGCTCTGCCTGCAGATCCGGAAGAGTGGTACCGCAATGCCGAGCAGCATGAAGGTTCGTGGTGGCTTGACTGGCAACAGTGGGCAACCGCTCAGGGCGGCTCTGAGCAGACCGACGCACGTCAGCCCGGAAGCGGTAAGCTCGGTATCATCGAAGATGCCCCGGGGCGTTATGTTAAACAACGCATCATTGATGTACTGAATAAGTAA
- the mnmC gene encoding bifunctional tRNA (5-methylaminomethyl-2-thiouridine)(34)-methyltransferase MnmD/FAD-dependent 5-carboxymethylaminomethyl-2-thiouridine(34) oxidoreductase MnmC — protein MSSSPSDHPASHPPADNIPANSNQAPSAPDLLWNDDGLPVSREFNDPYFSVDNGLEESRYVFLQHNGLPQRWSDWQGDFSIVETGFGTGLNFLMTWESWRQSNRHDSSWLHFTSIEKFPLTLSQLQQALALWPQLSELSAQLFSQYPLPVAGFHRLVWPEERISLTLIFADVKEALPQLSGPVHAWYLDGFAPSKNPQMWSEELFSGMRRLSQRQPGQYQGEQPATVATFTSAGIVRRGLLGAGFHVKRVPGYGRKREMLAGSFNRRQGPELAPCFLHKPWLLQENRWPDDAEVVVIGAGLAGATTARALAERGLKVEVIDAAGIAQQASGNPQGGLYVKLAAGDNAIHTDFYLAAFQYALPYMRRYLGAGDADNPYWSQCGVLQLAYDNKEAQRQLKFSQTRSLPETLVQSLDQAQAGNIAGNPQQSGGLFFPQAGWVSPADLCRILLQHTNIRFTQRQVSALQQIPQGWQIQCSDGTILQSRQLVLACANAATNLLPEAYLPLKRIRGQLSYLNPAQTPALNTVLCGRSYMAPARNGRLCLGATYNLRDDDTQLRDSDHQTNLDHLPDFGPQWQELNKQQGMKLVLGGRVGFRCTTPDYLPMVGAVPESRGFVQCFSGLVRNAKRIPAKAAPQYPGLWLNIGHGSRGLASAPLCAELLTQQMMGAPLPVALDVAEALWPGRFLLRDMVRRKLPPELAQG, from the coding sequence GTGTCTTCCAGTCCTTCCGACCACCCGGCCAGCCATCCGCCGGCAGATAATATTCCGGCAAACAGTAATCAGGCACCCTCTGCTCCTGACCTGTTATGGAATGACGACGGCCTGCCGGTTTCCCGTGAATTTAATGATCCGTATTTTTCTGTGGATAACGGTCTGGAAGAAAGCCGCTATGTTTTTCTGCAGCACAATGGTCTGCCACAGCGCTGGTCTGACTGGCAGGGCGACTTCAGCATTGTTGAAACCGGATTCGGCACCGGGCTGAATTTCCTGATGACCTGGGAAAGCTGGCGCCAGAGCAACAGACACGATAGCAGCTGGCTGCATTTCACCAGCATTGAAAAATTCCCGCTGACACTCAGCCAGCTGCAACAGGCACTGGCATTGTGGCCACAACTCAGCGAGCTGAGCGCTCAGCTGTTTAGCCAATACCCACTGCCGGTTGCCGGTTTCCATCGTCTGGTCTGGCCAGAAGAACGTATATCCCTGACGCTGATCTTTGCCGATGTCAAAGAGGCTCTGCCGCAATTAAGCGGCCCGGTGCATGCCTGGTATCTGGATGGCTTTGCACCCTCAAAAAATCCACAGATGTGGTCGGAAGAATTATTCAGCGGTATGCGCCGCTTAAGCCAGCGCCAGCCGGGCCAATATCAGGGCGAACAGCCCGCCACGGTCGCCACCTTCACCTCGGCAGGCATTGTCCGCCGTGGCCTGCTGGGCGCAGGTTTTCATGTTAAACGGGTGCCCGGTTATGGCCGTAAACGCGAGATGCTGGCCGGCAGCTTTAACCGCCGTCAGGGACCAGAGCTGGCGCCCTGCTTTCTGCACAAACCCTGGTTACTGCAGGAAAACAGATGGCCCGATGACGCCGAGGTTGTTGTTATCGGCGCCGGACTCGCCGGAGCCACCACCGCCAGAGCACTGGCCGAGCGTGGCCTGAAGGTAGAGGTGATTGATGCCGCAGGCATTGCCCAGCAGGCCTCCGGCAACCCTCAGGGCGGGCTCTATGTAAAACTCGCGGCCGGCGACAACGCCATTCATACCGATTTTTATCTGGCCGCCTTTCAGTATGCCCTGCCCTATATGCGCCGCTATTTAGGCGCTGGCGATGCGGATAACCCCTACTGGTCACAATGTGGCGTGCTGCAGCTGGCTTACGATAATAAAGAAGCCCAGCGCCAGCTGAAATTCAGCCAGACCCGCAGCCTGCCCGAGACTCTGGTGCAGTCGCTGGATCAGGCACAGGCGGGAAACATTGCAGGTAATCCGCAACAGAGCGGCGGTCTGTTTTTCCCACAGGCAGGCTGGGTCAGCCCGGCAGATTTATGCCGGATTCTGCTGCAACACACGAATATCCGCTTCACACAACGTCAGGTCAGCGCGCTGCAACAAATCCCACAGGGCTGGCAGATTCAGTGCAGCGACGGCACCATCCTGCAAAGCCGCCAGCTGGTACTGGCCTGCGCCAATGCGGCCACAAACCTGCTGCCTGAGGCGTATCTGCCGCTGAAACGTATTCGCGGCCAGCTCAGTTATTTAAACCCAGCGCAGACTCCGGCACTGAATACCGTACTCTGCGGCCGCAGCTATATGGCGCCGGCGCGTAATGGCCGGCTGTGTCTGGGGGCAACCTATAACCTGCGGGATGATGACACTCAGCTGCGTGACAGCGACCATCAGACCAACCTTGATCACCTGCCGGATTTCGGCCCGCAATGGCAGGAGCTGAATAAACAACAGGGTATGAAACTGGTACTCGGCGGACGGGTTGGTTTCCGCTGTACCACTCCGGATTACCTGCCGATGGTCGGAGCCGTGCCAGAGAGCCGCGGGTTTGTGCAGTGCTTCAGCGGGCTGGTGCGTAATGCCAAGCGTATTCCAGCCAAAGCAGCACCGCAGTATCCGGGTTTATGGCTGAATATTGGTCATGGTTCACGCGGACTGGCGTCAGCTCCGCTCTGTGCCGAGCTGCTGACTCAACAGATGATGGGTGCTCCGCTGCCCGTGGCACTGGATGTGGCCGAAGCCTTATGGCCGGGACGGTTTTTACTGCGGGATATGGTGCGGCGCAAATTGCCGCCGGAACTGGCTCAGGGCTGA
- the prmB gene encoding 50S ribosomal protein L3 N(5)-glutamine methyltransferase → MDLQHHAECAVDELNTLQDVIRWSVSRMSEAGIYYGHGTDNPWDEALLLVTHALHLPWNLANEWRNAQLTRTERQAAIELILTRIEQRVPAPYLTGVAWFCNLPFVVDERVLIPRSPIGQMIDQGFAPWWQGHTLDGQPQPQRIMDLCTGSGCIGIAMAKKFPQAEVELLDLSFEALEVADENIQRHQLEDRVMALQSDLFAAASGKYDLIVSNPPYVDADDMSCLPEEYHHEPEMALAAGDDGLDLVRIMLKEARQYLTDDGLLVVEVGNSWPALAAAYPQLPFVWPEFEHGGHGVFVLQARDLDLLN, encoded by the coding sequence ATGGATTTACAGCATCACGCCGAATGTGCCGTTGATGAACTTAACACCCTGCAGGATGTGATCCGCTGGTCGGTCAGCCGTATGTCAGAGGCTGGTATTTACTATGGTCACGGCACGGATAATCCCTGGGATGAAGCTTTGTTACTGGTTACCCACGCCCTGCATCTGCCGTGGAATCTGGCCAACGAATGGCGCAACGCGCAGCTGACCCGGACAGAGCGTCAGGCGGCGATTGAGCTGATTCTTACCCGTATTGAACAGCGCGTACCGGCCCCTTACTTAACCGGCGTGGCCTGGTTCTGCAATCTGCCGTTTGTGGTGGATGAGCGGGTGCTTATTCCACGTTCGCCGATCGGCCAGATGATTGATCAGGGCTTTGCGCCCTGGTGGCAGGGCCATACGCTGGACGGTCAGCCGCAGCCACAGCGCATTATGGATCTGTGCACCGGCAGTGGTTGTATCGGTATCGCGATGGCGAAAAAATTCCCGCAGGCTGAGGTTGAGCTGCTCGATCTGTCGTTCGAAGCGCTGGAAGTGGCCGATGAAAATATTCAGCGTCACCAGCTGGAAGACCGGGTAATGGCGCTGCAGTCGGATCTGTTTGCTGCCGCCAGCGGCAAATACGACCTGATTGTGTCCAATCCGCCCTATGTCGATGCTGATGATATGAGCTGCCTGCCGGAGGAATACCACCACGAACCGGAAATGGCACTGGCCGCCGGCGACGATGGCCTCGATCTGGTGCGCATTATGTTAAAAGAAGCCCGCCAGTATCTGACCGATGATGGTCTGCTGGTGGTGGAAGTCGGTAACAGCTGGCCGGCTCTGGCCGCGGCGTATCCGCAGTTACCTTTTGTCTGGCCGGAGTTTGAACACGGCGGACACGGCGTGTTTGTGCTGCAGGCGCGCGACTTAGATCTACTGAATTAG
- the aroC gene encoding chorismate synthase, translating to MSGNTFGKSFTVTTAGESHGLALVAVVDGCPPGIELSEDDLQLDLDRRKPGTSRYTTQRREDDVVKILSGVFEGKTTGTPIGLLIENTDQRSKDYADIAKTFRPAHADYAYTQKYGFRDYRGGGRSSARETAMRVAAGAIAKKVLAAKGIQVRGYLSQLGPIKIEQFDWDQVEQNPFFSPDASKVAEMETYMNALRKEGNSVGAKISVVATGLFPGLGEPIFDRLDAELAHALMSINAVKGVEIGDGFACVEQKGTEHRDEMTSEGFLSNHAGGVLGGISTGQDIIAHIALKPTSSLIIPGRSIDSDGNPIEVITKGRHDPCVGIRATPIAEAMMAMVLCDHLLRHRGQNADVHCTTPVIAAEAKQ from the coding sequence ATGTCCGGAAATACCTTTGGCAAAAGTTTCACCGTTACCACCGCCGGTGAAAGTCATGGCCTGGCGCTGGTGGCTGTCGTTGATGGCTGCCCTCCGGGTATTGAACTGAGCGAAGACGATCTGCAGCTTGATCTTGATCGCCGTAAGCCCGGTACCTCACGCTATACCACCCAGCGTCGTGAAGACGATGTGGTGAAAATTCTGTCCGGCGTGTTTGAAGGCAAAACCACGGGCACACCGATTGGCCTGCTGATCGAGAACACTGACCAGCGTTCGAAAGATTACGCTGACATAGCCAAGACCTTCCGTCCGGCCCACGCCGATTACGCCTACACGCAGAAATACGGTTTCCGTGATTACCGTGGTGGTGGCCGTTCGTCAGCCCGCGAAACCGCAATGCGTGTGGCGGCCGGTGCCATTGCCAAGAAAGTGCTGGCAGCGAAAGGCATTCAGGTGCGTGGTTACTTAAGCCAGCTGGGGCCGATCAAAATCGAACAGTTCGATTGGGATCAGGTGGAGCAGAACCCGTTCTTCAGCCCGGATGCCTCTAAAGTGGCCGAAATGGAAACCTACATGAACGCGCTGCGTAAAGAAGGTAATTCCGTTGGTGCGAAAATCTCTGTGGTGGCGACCGGTCTGTTCCCGGGCCTGGGTGAGCCGATTTTTGATCGTCTGGATGCCGAGCTGGCCCATGCGCTGATGAGCATCAATGCGGTAAAAGGCGTTGAAATTGGCGATGGCTTTGCCTGTGTTGAGCAAAAAGGCACCGAGCACCGTGATGAAATGACGTCGGAAGGCTTCTTAAGCAACCATGCCGGTGGTGTGCTGGGTGGTATTTCCACCGGTCAGGACATCATTGCCCATATCGCGCTGAAACCGACCTCCAGCCTGATCATTCCGGGCCGTTCCATCGATTCTGATGGCAACCCGATTGAAGTCATCACTAAAGGCCGTCATGACCCTTGTGTAGGCATCCGTGCCACGCCGATTGCCGAAGCGATGATGGCGATGGTGCTGTGTGATCATCTGCTGCGTCATCGTGGCCAGAACGCTGATGTGCACTGCACAACACCGGTGATTGCCGCTGAGGCAAAACAGTAA